The Rhododendron vialii isolate Sample 1 chromosome 6a, ASM3025357v1 genome includes a window with the following:
- the LOC131330704 gene encoding uncharacterized protein LOC131330704 — MANKVTVPVSLHSHASNVPTLTGPNFSEWSEHIQFTLGVLDLDMALLVEKPADIIDESSEEHLFNFNSWERSNRLNLMFMKMTIANNIKTSLPQNINALEYLKAVEDRFKSADKSLAGTIMAELTTMKYDGSRGVQ; from the exons atggccaacaaag TTACAGTTCCTGTTTCACTGCACTCTCATGCATCCAATGTTCCAACCCTCACTGGACCAAATTTTTCGGAATGGTCTGAGCATATTCAGTTCACACTGGGTGTATTGGACCTTGATATGGCATTACTTGTTGAAAAACCTGCGGACATTATTGATGAGAGTTCCGAGGAACACTtgttcaatttcaattcatGGGAAAGGTCGAACAGGCTCAATTTAATGTTCATGAAGATGACCATTGCGAATAACATCAAAACCTCCCTACCACAGAATATTAATGCACTAGAATACTTAAAGGCTGTGGAAGATCGTTTTAAATCTGCTGATAAGTCACTCGCTGGCACAATTATGGCTGAATTAACCACCATGAAATATGATGGTAGTCGTGGAGTTCAATAG